A DNA window from Microcystis aeruginosa NIES-843 contains the following coding sequences:
- the cysW gene encoding sulfate ABC transporter permease subunit CysW, which produces MLSLKKSTKPKEWDYKPLLIIIALVYLALLLFIPAAAVFYYAFRNGFQAFLEAAGTSDFIEAVKLTVIIALITVPLNTIFGLCAAWVIARNQFRGKTLLISLIDLPFAVSPVVAGLMIVLLYGRNGWLGSFLEFFDIKILFALPGMVLATIFVTMPFVAREVIPVLEEIGLEQEEAGRTLGASDWQIFWRITLPNIRWGLMYGVLLTNARAMGEFGAVSVVSGSILGRTATLPIFVEQAYKNYLTPAAFSAAAILALLAGVTLIIKEILERKTAHKIHTT; this is translated from the coding sequence ATGCTGAGTCTAAAAAAATCAACTAAACCGAAAGAGTGGGATTACAAACCCCTACTAATTATCATCGCCCTTGTTTATCTGGCACTGTTATTATTTATTCCAGCAGCGGCAGTATTTTACTATGCTTTTCGCAATGGATTCCAAGCTTTTTTAGAAGCGGCGGGAACTTCTGACTTTATCGAAGCTGTGAAATTAACAGTAATTATTGCCCTAATTACTGTACCTTTAAACACAATTTTTGGACTTTGTGCAGCTTGGGTAATTGCTCGCAATCAATTTCGTGGCAAAACTTTATTAATTAGTTTAATTGACTTACCTTTTGCCGTTTCTCCCGTGGTAGCGGGTTTAATGATTGTACTGCTCTATGGGCGCAATGGTTGGTTAGGTTCTTTCCTAGAATTTTTCGATATAAAAATACTTTTTGCTTTACCCGGAATGGTATTAGCAACTATATTTGTTACTATGCCTTTTGTCGCTAGAGAAGTTATCCCAGTCTTAGAAGAAATTGGCTTAGAACAAGAGGAAGCGGGGCGCACTTTAGGGGCAAGTGATTGGCAGATTTTCTGGCGCATAACTTTACCCAATATTCGTTGGGGATTGATGTACGGAGTGCTGTTAACTAATGCCCGGGCGATGGGAGAATTTGGGGCGGTTTCTGTGGTTTCTGGCAGTATTTTAGGGAGAACTGCTACCCTGCCAATTTTCGTAGAACAGGCCTATAAAAATTATCTAACTCCTGCCGCTTTTAGTGCGGCGGCTATTCTCGCCTTACTAGCGGGAGTTACTTTAATTATTAAAGAAATTCTCGAACGTAAAACCGCCCACAAAATTCACACTACCTAA
- the cysT gene encoding sulfate ABC transporter permease subunit CysT, producing MANPQLSLSPSQPLKKVSIPWVITISYLVVLLVLPAAALFAKSLTLGFAEFWRVATLPISLSAYQVTFFTSLIAGLIDGVFGTIIAWVLVRYRFPGKKIVDACVDLPFALPTSVAGLVLATVYSDNGWLGQFFAPFGIKISFTILGVFVAMLFIALPFIVRTLQPVLQEMEKEVEEAALSLGASSWQIFWRVIFPTILPAILTGVALGFARAIGEYGSVVIISSNIPFKDLIAPVLIFQRLEEYDYTGATVIGMVLLLVSLFMLVVINFLQQWGQKYKVK from the coding sequence ATGGCTAACCCACAATTATCTTTATCTCCCAGTCAACCCCTGAAAAAAGTTTCTATTCCTTGGGTAATTACCATTAGTTATCTAGTGGTTTTGTTGGTTTTACCGGCAGCGGCACTATTTGCTAAATCCCTAACCCTTGGTTTTGCTGAATTTTGGCGTGTTGCCACTTTACCGATTTCTTTATCCGCTTACCAAGTCACTTTTTTTACTTCCTTAATCGCCGGATTAATTGACGGAGTTTTTGGCACTATTATCGCTTGGGTATTAGTGCGGTATCGATTCCCGGGTAAAAAAATTGTCGATGCTTGTGTAGATTTGCCCTTTGCTTTACCCACTTCTGTTGCCGGTTTAGTCCTAGCCACAGTTTACAGTGATAACGGTTGGCTCGGTCAATTTTTTGCCCCCTTTGGCATTAAGATATCCTTTACCATTTTAGGGGTTTTTGTGGCGATGTTATTTATCGCTTTACCCTTTATTGTCCGCACCCTACAGCCGGTTTTACAGGAAATGGAAAAAGAAGTAGAAGAAGCGGCTTTATCCCTCGGTGCTTCCTCTTGGCAAATCTTTTGGCGAGTGATTTTTCCCACGATACTACCCGCTATTTTAACAGGAGTTGCCCTCGGTTTTGCCAGAGCGATCGGTGAATATGGTTCCGTAGTTATTATCTCATCTAATATTCCCTTTAAGGATTTAATTGCCCCAGTTTTAATCTTCCAAAGACTAGAGGAATATGATTACACAGGTGCGACAGTAATCGGCATGGTTTTATTACTGGTTTCTTTGTTCATGTTAGTAGTAATTAATTTCCTGCAGCAATGGGGGCAAAAATACAAAGTTAAGTAA
- a CDS encoding NIL domain-containing protein: MDNQPQWQTINHPQSDLHLDQSGLDRPTSRRIKIRIPKQYINEPIIARLGSFPGLKVNIFSALLAANNNQDGWFDLQLQGNSQGIENALSYLADLDVEVWYDSAQVLEEADNW, translated from the coding sequence ATGGATAATCAACCTCAATGGCAAACTATTAATCATCCCCAAAGTGACTTACATCTCGATCAATCAGGACTCGATCGCCCCACGTCCCGAAGAATAAAAATTCGGATTCCTAAACAATATATTAACGAGCCAATTATAGCACGTTTAGGGTCTTTTCCTGGTCTAAAAGTGAATATATTTTCCGCTTTGTTAGCGGCAAATAATAATCAAGATGGCTGGTTCGATCTACAACTACAAGGCAACTCCCAAGGGATAGAAAATGCCCTTTCCTATCTGGCAGATTTAGATGTAGAAGTTTGGTATGATTCAGCACAAGTTCTTGAAGAAGCGGACAATTGGTAA
- a CDS encoding sulfate ABC transporter substrate-binding protein, with product MQSSQSCLSLLMATVLTGGMLVSCTPSPTNSGNDSQKPVTVTLVSYAVTQSAYEKIIPKFVEEWQQKTGQKVTFEQSYGGSGSQTRAVIDGLEADVVALALALDTKKIEQAGLIQPGWEKEATNDSIVHKSVVAFVPRDANIKINKWSDLAKDNIKVITANPKTSGGARWNFLALWGSVTQAGGSEQAAQTFVEKVFKNAPVLPRDARESSDVFFKQGQGNVLINYENEMILANQKGEKLSYTVPTDYNISIDNPVAVVDANVDKKGTRKVAEAFVQFLFTPAAQREFAQVGFRPVEPTVFKEFESKFPQIKNLFTVQDLGGWDKVQKQFFDDGALFDKILTKAGKS from the coding sequence ATGCAGTCATCCCAGTCTTGTTTATCCCTACTAATGGCAACTGTCCTGACGGGGGGGATGCTGGTATCCTGCACCCCATCCCCCACCAATAGCGGCAATGACAGCCAAAAACCCGTGACTGTGACGCTTGTTTCCTATGCTGTCACCCAAAGTGCCTACGAAAAAATCATTCCCAAATTTGTCGAGGAATGGCAACAAAAAACGGGGCAAAAGGTAACTTTTGAACAGAGTTATGGTGGTTCCGGTTCCCAAACTCGTGCCGTTATCGATGGTTTAGAAGCGGATGTGGTAGCGTTGGCTTTAGCTTTGGATACCAAGAAAATTGAGCAAGCGGGATTAATTCAACCCGGTTGGGAAAAAGAAGCAACCAATGACTCTATTGTTCATAAATCTGTAGTGGCTTTTGTTCCTCGTGATGCCAATATTAAAATTAATAAATGGTCAGATTTAGCCAAGGATAATATTAAAGTTATTACCGCTAATCCCAAGACTTCTGGCGGAGCGCGCTGGAATTTTCTCGCTCTTTGGGGTTCGGTGACGCAAGCGGGAGGCAGTGAACAAGCGGCGCAAACTTTTGTCGAAAAAGTGTTTAAAAATGCGCCAGTTTTACCTAGAGATGCTCGCGAATCTAGTGATGTATTTTTTAAACAAGGCCAGGGAAATGTGCTGATTAATTACGAAAATGAGATGATTCTCGCTAACCAAAAAGGCGAGAAGTTGTCCTACACTGTTCCCACCGATTACAATATTTCTATTGATAATCCCGTGGCGGTTGTTGATGCCAATGTGGATAAAAAAGGTACGAGAAAAGTGGCCGAGGCTTTTGTGCAGTTTTTATTTACTCCCGCAGCCCAAAGAGAATTTGCTCAGGTGGGGTTTCGTCCCGTTGAACCGACGGTATTTAAAGAGTTTGAGAGTAAATTTCCTCAGATAAAAAATCTCTTTACCGTGCAGGATTTAGGCGGTTGGGATAAAGTACAAAAGCAATTCTTTGATGATGGAGCCTTGTTCGATAAAATTCTGACTAAAGCTGGTAAATCCTAA
- a CDS encoding Crp/Fnr family transcriptional regulator — MGKSVKAKKTTLLQQLINQSFLFRGLEEAWLSQYLDADNLKLETLFSNRPVYTAFLPDEFLDVLYVILDEGVIVVRSTPLDRIIAISYPGGCFGMRSLPFSYGLASRAFPCLVESYKTTHVLKIPLSALEKIYNDNQSFRQRYCLLFELQQKFEYHLLNCSSYPPQAVATLLRALIYQERELGSQPDAENIYTFDLSVDVIARACQLNQRTVEQVLKGLQTVGLIASESTGDLIRVLDAEGLKEVYSATRDKVNWWPLR; from the coding sequence ATGGGCAAGAGCGTCAAGGCCAAAAAAACAACCCTCCTACAACAACTGATTAACCAGAGTTTTCTCTTTCGCGGACTAGAGGAAGCTTGGTTAAGTCAGTATCTCGATGCCGACAATCTCAAGCTAGAGACGCTATTTTCCAATCGTCCCGTCTATACGGCTTTTCTCCCCGATGAATTTCTAGATGTTTTGTATGTGATTTTGGATGAGGGTGTAATCGTCGTCCGCAGCACTCCCCTCGACCGGATTATTGCCATTAGCTACCCCGGTGGCTGTTTTGGCATGAGGAGTTTACCCTTTAGTTATGGTTTAGCCAGTCGCGCCTTTCCCTGTTTGGTGGAATCCTATAAAACTACCCACGTCCTGAAAATTCCCTTATCGGCGCTAGAAAAGATTTACAACGATAACCAAAGTTTTCGTCAACGGTACTGTTTGTTATTTGAATTACAGCAAAAATTCGAGTATCATTTGCTTAATTGCAGTAGCTATCCACCCCAAGCTGTAGCCACTTTACTCAGAGCTTTAATCTATCAAGAAAGAGAATTAGGCAGTCAACCAGATGCCGAAAATATCTATACTTTTGATTTATCCGTCGATGTGATTGCTCGCGCTTGTCAACTCAATCAACGCACCGTCGAACAGGTATTAAAAGGATTGCAAACCGTGGGATTAATTGCCTCAGAATCGACGGGGGATTTAATTCGGGTACTAGATGCCGAGGGTTTAAAAGAAGTGTACAGTGCCACCCGGGATAAAGTTAATTGGTGGCCCCTAAGATAA
- the rnc gene encoding ribonuclease III encodes MSCLPPFQNALLLTQALTHRSYVNEQSELTENNERLEFLGDAILAFLVGELLYQKYPAMNEAELTRLRSNLVKEEQLAQLGLEIGLGELMRLGKGAIKDRGRSNPTLLADTFEAIIGAYYLDSGLNAVKNYLHGLFIPVASHLVSQQSESSSFIDAKNLFQQWALANFASNPEYAIIDVTGPPHAREFTAEVRVNNLLYGTGKGKRKQDATKAAAEDALKRCQLQG; translated from the coding sequence ATGTCTTGTTTGCCTCCTTTTCAAAATGCTCTCCTTCTCACCCAAGCTTTAACCCATCGTTCCTATGTCAATGAACAGTCGGAATTGACGGAAAATAACGAGCGCCTAGAATTTTTGGGCGATGCGATTTTGGCTTTTTTGGTGGGCGAACTGTTGTATCAAAAATATCCCGCCATGAATGAGGCAGAATTAACCCGTTTGCGGTCAAATTTGGTCAAAGAAGAACAATTAGCGCAATTGGGCCTTGAAATCGGCCTGGGGGAGTTAATGCGTTTGGGTAAGGGGGCAATTAAAGATCGGGGGCGATCGAATCCTACCCTATTAGCGGACACTTTTGAAGCGATAATTGGGGCTTATTATCTAGATTCGGGGTTAAATGCGGTTAAAAACTATCTGCACGGGCTTTTTATCCCTGTAGCCTCTCATTTAGTCTCTCAACAATCGGAATCGTCATCTTTTATCGATGCTAAAAATCTCTTTCAACAGTGGGCCCTGGCCAATTTTGCCTCTAATCCAGAATATGCGATCATTGATGTGACAGGACCCCCCCACGCTAGGGAATTTACTGCCGAAGTGCGGGTTAATAATCTTCTCTACGGTACAGGTAAGGGTAAACGAAAACAGGATGCCACCAAAGCGGCTGCCGAAGATGCCTTAAAGCGCTGTCAATTGCAAGGGTAA
- the thrS gene encoding threonine--tRNA ligase, which produces MVNQIKSPRAESPVIEEDSQKIVKIRHTCAHILAMAVQTLFPETKVAIGPWTETGFYYDFDRPTPFTPEDLEKIAAEMGRIIGKNLPIIREVLERSEITAEIERLNQPYKRSILERIPPDETITRYFIGSPDAGRSDREPSLIDGAVSPPEEFWWDLCAGPHLNSTGEINPDAFALESVAGAYWQGDEKQPQLQRIYGTAWQTPAELQNYLQQKEEAQRRDHRKLGQQLKLFSIQEDAGGGLVFWHPRGATMRYLIEDYWRQAHLEAGYQFLYTPHLANLDLWKTSGHWDFYRDNMFEAIELEQQSYQIKPMNCPFHVLTYQNDLHSYREFPLRWAELGTVYRYERSGVLHGLMRVRGFTQDDAHIFCLPEQIAAEILGVLNLTEKILSDFGFTNYQINLSTRPSKSVGSDSVWELATAALIEALNAKKWDYIEDQGGGAFYGPKIDIKIQDAIGRMWQCSTIQVDFNLPERFDMQYVARDGTRERPIMIHRAIFGSLERFFGILIENYAGDFPLWLAPIQVRLLPVSDEQQHYALGVAMQLKQAGYRVEIDKTGERLGKQIRTGELEKIPVLAVIGKREVSSKTLSVRTRQGGDLGSMTLVDLLGKMQTAILSKTNL; this is translated from the coding sequence ATGGTCAATCAAATTAAGTCCCCCCGAGCAGAAAGCCCCGTTATCGAAGAAGATTCGCAAAAAATCGTAAAAATACGCCATACTTGCGCCCATATCTTAGCGATGGCTGTACAAACTCTCTTTCCTGAAACCAAAGTCGCTATTGGTCCCTGGACAGAAACGGGATTCTACTACGATTTCGATCGCCCAACACCCTTTACCCCCGAAGATTTGGAGAAAATAGCGGCAGAAATGGGGCGAATTATCGGGAAAAACCTGCCAATTATCCGAGAAGTGCTGGAAAGAAGCGAAATTACCGCAGAAATCGAGCGCCTTAATCAACCCTACAAACGGTCAATTTTAGAGAGAATTCCCCCAGATGAAACCATTACCCGTTATTTTATCGGTAGTCCGGACGCAGGACGGAGCGATCGAGAACCCTCGTTAATTGATGGTGCTGTTTCTCCCCCGGAAGAATTTTGGTGGGATCTGTGCGCGGGACCGCATCTCAACTCGACGGGGGAAATTAACCCCGATGCTTTCGCCTTGGAGAGTGTAGCGGGTGCTTATTGGCAAGGAGATGAAAAACAGCCGCAATTACAGCGAATTTACGGCACAGCTTGGCAAACCCCCGCAGAATTACAAAATTATCTCCAACAAAAAGAAGAAGCGCAGCGACGAGATCATCGCAAATTGGGACAACAATTAAAATTATTTAGCATCCAAGAAGATGCAGGTGGAGGCTTAGTTTTTTGGCATCCCCGGGGTGCAACAATGCGTTATTTAATCGAAGATTATTGGCGCCAAGCTCATTTAGAAGCGGGTTATCAATTTCTTTATACTCCCCATCTAGCTAATTTAGATTTGTGGAAAACTTCCGGACATTGGGACTTTTATCGCGACAATATGTTTGAGGCGATCGAGTTAGAACAGCAAAGCTATCAAATTAAGCCGATGAATTGTCCTTTTCATGTTTTAACCTATCAAAATGACCTGCATTCCTATCGAGAATTTCCCCTCAGATGGGCAGAATTAGGCACAGTTTATCGTTACGAGCGATCGGGGGTTTTACACGGATTAATGCGGGTGCGAGGATTTACTCAAGATGATGCTCATATTTTCTGTTTACCAGAACAAATTGCCGCAGAGATTCTAGGAGTTTTGAACTTAACCGAGAAAATTCTCTCCGATTTTGGCTTTACTAATTATCAGATAAATTTATCGACTCGCCCCAGTAAATCCGTGGGTAGTGATAGTGTTTGGGAATTGGCAACGGCGGCTCTAATTGAGGCCTTAAATGCTAAAAAGTGGGATTATATTGAGGATCAGGGAGGTGGGGCTTTTTATGGTCCGAAAATTGATATAAAAATTCAAGATGCGATCGGTAGAATGTGGCAATGTTCCACGATTCAGGTCGATTTTAACTTGCCAGAACGCTTTGATATGCAATATGTCGCTAGGGATGGTACTCGGGAAAGACCGATTATGATTCATCGAGCTATTTTTGGCTCTTTGGAAAGATTTTTTGGCATTTTAATCGAGAATTATGCGGGAGATTTTCCTCTCTGGTTAGCACCTATTCAAGTCCGTTTATTACCCGTTAGTGATGAACAGCAGCATTATGCTTTAGGGGTGGCAATGCAGTTAAAACAAGCTGGTTATCGAGTGGAAATCGATAAAACTGGTGAGCGTTTAGGTAAACAAATTCGTACAGGAGAACTAGAAAAAATCCCTGTCTTAGCTGTGATTGGAAAACGAGAAGTTAGCAGTAAAACTCTAAGTGTTCGCACTCGACAAGGGGGAGATTTAGGTTCGATGACGCTGGTAGATTTATTAGGAAAAATGCAAACAGCGATCCTATCTAAAACTAATCTCTGA